Proteins encoded in a region of the Neodiprion lecontei isolate iyNeoLeco1 chromosome 5, iyNeoLeco1.1, whole genome shotgun sequence genome:
- the LOC107217345 gene encoding probable cytochrome P450 6a13, whose amino-acid sequence MFFQIAINLGLVLVGVAAIVYMLIRRQFTYWERKGVPYIKLESYLGTYADVINKKKSVPEMLKELFGKLKGERFGGVWEILSPRLFLVDPDVLRDIMVKNFDSWTSRGMTFNPEVDPLSQHVAMLDGKMWKGVRTKLTPTFTSARLKHMHYLLLECAKDLEKYLDSLAQKNEPIEAREVSAKFTTDVIGSCVFGIQMNSLSDEDAAFRKMGRKITDSSSFWSRFTLLVQASSPWLFKKLKLSLTSPDVEEFFLRITREAFEYREKNNVQRHDFIDLLRNLKNTDQKLGEDDVVFDDKLLTAQAYVFFGAGFETSSTTIGYALHELAVHQDIQERLRKELREMQAANKGEITWDGLQGMKYLDKVFQETLRKYPVIPQIERVSVKPYQLPGTNVVLPAGSKCLIPIYAFHHNPEFFPDPEKFDPERFTEEAKAERRPYTFIPFGGGPRNCIGSRFAEQQSKIGIVKVLDKFKLSLCDKSQNPLRYKLGARFLYPERGVWIKVTHLGANDK is encoded by the exons ATGTTTTTCCAAATCGCAATTAACCTGGGGCTAGTGTTGGTCGGTGTGGCGGCGATTGTTTACATGTTAATTCGCCGGCAGTTTACTTACTGGGAAAGAAAGGGGGTGCCGTATATAAAGCTGGAAAGCTATTTGGGCACCTATGCCGACGTTATAAACAAGAAGAAGTCGGTGCCTGAAATGCTGAAAGAACTTTTCGGCAAGTTGAAAGGAGAGAGATTCGGCGGTGTATGGGAAATCCTTTCGCCGAGATTATTCCTCGTCGATCCGGACGTACTTCGGGACATTATGGTGAAGAATTTCGACTCCTGGACCAGTCGCGGGATGACCTTCAATCCGGAAGTGGATCCGCTCTCCCAGCACGTAGCCATGCTCGATGGGAAGATGTGGAAGGGAGTGAGAACGAAGCTCACCCCCACCTTCACCTCGGCGAGACTGAAGCACATGCATTACCTTCTTTTGGAGTGCGCGAAGGACTTGGAGAAGTACCTTGACTCGCTGGCTCAGAAAAATGAGCCCATCGAAGCCAGGGAAGTTAGCGCCAAGTTCACCACGGACGTTATTGGATCCTGTGTATTTGGGATCCAAATGAACTCGTTGAGCGACGAAGATGCAGCCTTCCGTAAGATGGGAAGGAAGATCACTGACAGCTCTTCATTCTGGAGCCGATTCACGCTTCTGGTTCAAGCCAGTTCTCCGTGGTTGTTCAAGAAATTGAAGCTCTCCTTGACATCGCCGGACGTCGAAGAGTTCTTCCTTAGAATCACGAGGGAAGCCTTCGAATACCGAGAGAAGAACAACGTGCAGAGGCACGACTTCATAGACCTTCTGAGGAACCTCAAAAACACCGACCAGAAACTGGGCGAGGATGACGTAG TGTTCGATGACAAACTCCTGACCGCCCAAGCGTACGTCTTTTTTGGAGCCGGTTTTGAGACGAGCTCAACGACGATCGGGTACGCCCTTCACGAGCTGGCTGTTCATCAAGATATTCAAGAACGTCTTCGGAAGGAACTGCGTGAAATGCAAGCCGCTAACAAGGGAGAAATCACCTGGGATGGTTTGCAGGGCATGAAATACTTGGACAAAGTGTTTCAAG AAACACTAAGGAAATATCCAGTCATTCCGCAAATCGAACGAGTCTCAGTTAAGCCCTACCAACTCCCAGGAACAAACGTGGTGCTACCAGCAGGATCAAAGTGCCTCATCCCCATCTACGCCTTCCACCACAACCCGGAATTTTTCCCCGACCCGGAGAAATTCGACCCGGAGAGATTCACCGAGGAAGCCAAGGCTGAACGACGTCCCTACACTTTTATACCCTTCGGTGGTGGACCCAGAAATTGCATAG GTTCTCGGTTTGCCGAGCAACAGTCGAAAATCGGTATCGTCAAGGTGCTTGACAAGTTCAAGCTTTCTCTGTGCGACAAGTCGCAAAATCCACTCCGGTACAAACTTGGCGCACGATTCCTCTATCCGGAACGCGGAGTTTGGATCAAAGTAACTCACCTTGGTGCAAACGATAAGTGA
- the LOC107217348 gene encoding probable cytochrome P450 6a13 has translation MFLQIILNLGLVLVGVATVAYMLIHRQYTYWERKGIPFIRPESYLGTYADAVSKKKPLCDVVSELYVKFRGKKFGGVWELFSPRLFLVDPDMVKDIMIKNFDSWSNRGLTSNPEVDPLSQHIAMLDGKMWKVVRTKLTPTFTSARLKSMHYLVLECAKNLEKYLDAVVRKNEPIEAREVGAKYTTDVIGSCVFGIQMNSLNDEDAAFRKMGKRLGGGSGYWSRFVHLLQGSSPWLFHKLKLSLTPPDVEEFFLRITREAFEYREKNNVQRHDFVDLLRKLKNTDQKLGKDDVVFDDKLLAAQAFVFFGAGFETSATTIGYILHELAVHQDIQDRLRKELREMKAANNGEITFDGLQGMKYLDMVLQETLRKHPIVPQLERVSVRPYELPGTNVVLPVGSKCIIPIYALHHDPEFWPNPSKFDPERFSEEGKAKQTPYTFMPFSIGPRTCIGSRFAEQQTKVGILTMLDKFKIILCEKSQNPLKYRNGAGVFLMPERGFWIKMIPLGADDK, from the exons ATGTTTCTTCAAATTATACTTAATCTGGGGCTCGTGTTAGTCGGCGTGGCGACGGTTGCTTATATGTTGATTCATCGACAGTATACTTATTGGGAAAGAAAGGGTATACCGTTTATAAGACCTGAATCCTATTTAGGCACCTACGCTGACGCCGTAAGCAAGAAGAAGCCCCTGTGCGATGTGGTCAGCGAACTGTACGTCAAGTTTAGAGGAAAGAAATTCGGTGGTGTGTGGGAACTCTTCTCGCCAAGATTGTTCCTCGTCGATCCGGACATGGTTAAAGACATAATGATAAAGAATTTCGACTCCTGGTCCAACCGTGGGCTGACCTCGAATCCGGAGGTGGATCCTCTCTCTCAGCACATAGCCATGCTCGATGGGAAAATGTGGAAGGTAGTCAGAACAAAGCTGACCCCCACCTTTACCTCGGCGAGACTGAAGAGCATGCACTACCTTGTTTTGGAATGCGCTAAGAACTTGGAGAAGTACCTTGATGCGGTGGTTCGGAAAAACGAGCCCATCGAGGCCAGGGAGGTTGGCGCCAAGTACACCACTGACGTAATTGGCTCCTGTGTATTTGGGATCCAAATGAACTCGTTGAACGATGAGGACGCAGCTTTCCGTAAGATGGGAAAGAGATTGGGTGGAGGCTCTGGGTACTGGTCCCGTTTCGTGCATCTGCTTCAGGGCAGTTCTCCGTGGTTATTCCACAAATTGAAGCTTTCCCTGACACCGCCGGACGTCGAAGAGTTCTTCCTTAGAATCACGAGGGAAGCCTTCGAATACCGAGAGAAGAACAATGTGCAGAGGCACGACTTCGTAGACCTTCTGAGGAAACTCAAAAACACCGACCAGAAACTGGGCAAGGATGACGTAG TGTTCGATGATAAACTCCTGGCCGCCCAAGCGTTCGTTTTCTTTGGAGCCGGTTTTGAGACGAGCGCCACAACAATTGGGTACATCCTTCACGAGCTAGCCGTTCACCAAGACATTCAAGACCGCCTTCGGAAGGAATTGCGTGAGATGAAAGCCGCCAACAACGGAGAAATCACCTTCGATGGTTTGCAGGGCATGAAATACTTGGACATGGTGTTGCAAG AAACGTTGAGGAAACATCCCATAGTTCCACAACTCGAACGAGTCTCAGTGAGGCCCTACGAACTCCCAGGAACGAACGTGGTGCTACCAGTGGGATCAAAGTGCATCATCCCCATCTACGCTCTCCACCACGACCCAGAATTCTGGCCTAACCCAAGTAAATTCGACCCGGAGAGATTCAGCGAGGAAGGCAAGGCTAAACAAACTCCCTACACTTTCATGCCCTTCAGTATCGGACCCAGAACTTGCATAG GCTCTCGGTTTGCCGAGCAACAGACGAAAGTCGGAATACTCACGATGCTTGACAAGTTCAAGATCATTTTGTGCGAAAAGTCGCAAAATCCACTCAAGTACAGAAATGGCGCTGGAGTATTTCTCATGCCCGAACGCGGATTTTggatcaagatgattcccctTGGCGCCGACGACAAGTGA
- the LOC124294687 gene encoding probable cytochrome P450 6a13: MGSKCIIPIYAVHHNAEFYPDPERFIPERFTEKAKAQRHPYTFLPFGGGPRNCIGVRFAEQQSKLVIITAIDKFKLSLCEKSQNPIQYKKGACFLHVEHGVWVKASRFGAEDK; encoded by the exons ATGGGATCTAAATGCATAATTCCCATATACGCCGTCCACCACAACGCGGAATTCTACCCTGACCCAGAGAGATTCATCCCGGAGAGGTTCACTGAGAAAGCAAAGGCCCAGCGACATCCTTACACTTTTTTACCCTTTGGTGGTGGGCCCAGGAATTGTATAG GTGTGAGATTCGCGGAACAACAATCGAAACTTGTTATCATCACTGCGATCGACAAGTTTAAGCTTTCCTTATGCGAGAAGTCCCAAAATCCAATTCAATACAAAAAAGGCGCCTGTTTCCTTCATGTGGAGCATGGAGTTTGGGTCAAAGCAAGTCGCTTTGGTGCTGAAGACAAGTGA